The genomic interval CTCAGCTGCACAACGCCGTGGCTCTCTCGCTGGAATCCAAGTAGCCAGGGGAAGTCCGAAGATAAACCATTTACTTTTCGCCGACGACACCATGTTCGTCGTCAAGACCAACCCAACGAGTGTCACTGCCCTTCGAGACGTGCTAAGGAAGTATGAATCTGTGTCGAGACAAGTGATTAATGCAACAAAATCATCGATCACTTTCTCTAGGAAAACTCCAGCTGAGGTCCGGGAAAGAGTCAAAGCTACCTTGGGAATATCCAAAAAAGGAGGAGTGGGCAAATACCTAGGACTTCCAGAACATttttgcaagaaaaaaaaagacatgttCACCTCTATTGTGGATAAGATCAGACAAAAGGCGGCAAGCTGGAGTACAAGACAGCTCTCGGCCACTGGTAAACTTGTAATGATCAAGTCAGTATTATCGGCGGTTCCCTCTCACTCAATGATGTGCTTCAAGCTACCCAAAAGTCTCACCAAAAGGATCCAAGCCGCACTGACAAGATACTGGTGGGATGCAAGCCCAGAAGAGAGGAAAATGTGCTGGGTCGCCTGGTCGGAAGTAACAAAATCTATGAAAGATGGCGGACTGGGCTTCCGGGAAGTTGAAGCTTTCAACGACGCCCTCTTGGCAAAGCAAAGCTGGAGGATACAAATGAAACCGGATTGTCTCCTCGCTAAGGTTTTGCTTGGCAAATATTGCAAAGCAACGAACTTCATGGCGGTTCAAGCTTCAAGCTCTTGCTCACATGGTTGGCGAAGTGTTTTGTGTGGAAGAGACCTACTGCTGGAAAAAAACGGGGAAGGTGATTGGGAATGGAGCTGATACTCGTATTTGGGATGAACCATGGATATCTACTTCTGAGCTAGCCCAACCAATGGGACCTCCGGAACTGGCAACAAAGGACCTCACAGTGGCGGATTTAATTGATCAACCTTCGGGAACTTGGAACAGAGAGCTAGTTTCTCATATCTTCCCAATTGAAGCACCATCAATACTTTGCCTTAGGCCTAGTACCTCGGGTGCCCTTGACAAGCACTGCTGGTTACCAACAAAAGATGGAGAATACTCCACCCGAACGGGCTATTTCACTGCACTGGAGATGAAGATCACAAGCAACCTGCCTCATACAACTCAAACCAACGTGGACTGGAGGAAAGATATTTGGACAGTGCCTCTACCTCCAAAGCTTCGTGTGTTTCTGTGGAAAATCACCAAAGGAGCATTGCCACTAGGGGAAAATCTGGAAACTCGAGGATTGACGGAGAACCTCACATGTACTCATTGTGGTATGAAGGAAACAGCCTCACATCTCTTTCTTCACTGCCAATTCGCAGTTGACATCTGGTCTGCAGCTCCAATAAGCAACTTAGCGGTCATCACCACAGCATTGGACTTCGAAGAAGCACTCAAACTTGGAACAAAGCTGACTAACCTACCCCCTACAGGACTTCACATGGGACCTCTGTTCCCTTGGATTGTTTGGAACATCTGGATTACACGAAATTTGAAGATCTTCGAAAACAGGGTTTTCAAACCAGCGGAGACACTCTCGAAAGCAATAGCAGACGCGCGTGAATGGCAAGAAGCACAACCTGGGCGACAAACTGGGCCAAAACCACATCTACAGGCTTCGACGCTACCATTGCCTCGAACGGACGCCTTGATTATCAACACTGATGCATCATGGAAAAAAGAACTCTTTTCTGCAGGATTGGCTTGGGTTTTCTCAACACCATCAGGACATGTGTTACACCAACAGGGCCTATTCGAAGATTGTGTAAACTCAGCTCAGATGGCGGAGGCCTTAGCGATAAGGGAAGCTCTACGCCAAGCCAAAGCACAAGGTTTCAACAACGTCATCCTCAAGTCAGACGCTCAGACTTTAgtccgagccatcaacaatcgAGAATCAATCAAGGATCTCTTTGGAATTCTTCATGATATTCTTAAGTTAGCTTGTGACCTTGATGTAATCTCCTTTCATTATGTTCCTCGTTCAGACAATAGGGCAGCTGATGAACTCGCCAAGAGCGCGCTTCTCAACTACTCCACCTATCCTTTGTGACCGCTTTGTTAAGTAATGAAATtatcgttcaaaaaaaaagatttttaattgACTAATAAATAACCCAAATTAATTTGCTTGACTATATAATACTACTGAGTTTGTAAAATTAAACGTTAAAGATTAACACTCTTTCTTTGGTAATAATAAGCTTTTGCTTTGGCTTAAACTTTAGCATTATCATAAACGATGTGTTTGTAAGATGCTCAAAACTCGCCTATGTGTAACAAGGACACGATCTCGGCAAAGTCAAGACACGTAGGCCTTTAAACCAAATGGGTAGTTTGCTCTTTACGACGGAGGAGACCAGATTCATATACCAACAGGCAACAGTTCGTAGTAGATTAATTGAAATCGGAACTAGGTATTCGTTGATGGTTTGAGCGATGAGGTATCCACGAACAAGTTTAAAAGTGGTCTTACGTCTATCGTGTGTGGCCTTATGGCTTGTGGACACCATGGAGGGGAAGAGCATCCATGGATGTGGTGTATGTATACGGCCGGAAATGCtcttaaatgtatttttttgattATGAATACAAGtcaaaatcttaaatatataattattatgtgaCAATCgtgttaattaataatttttaaaactaaaatttatattatatgatatacGGATTATCACTAGGGATGTTGTATAGGGTTCAGAGATTTAAGATTGACCCAAGCTTATTCATATAATTTAAGAGCTCTAACCCTAATATATTATTCAGAAAGTATTTACACTACAAGCAAACGGGACATTAACGACTACAATATTAGTAGCTATTTGGTTGTAATATAGGCTTTACGGCCAATTAGCTTCGAAAAACGATTGGTCGTTAGAAGCTGGTCGTAAATAATTATTCGAGGCACATTGATCGTAAAGTTACGACTAATGGTGTTACACGTAAAGCAGACGTAAACGTATGACTCAATAAATTGGTCGTAAGTTAAACGTAAATGCATTAGTCGTAAAGCAAACGTAAATGTACGACTCAGACACTTGGTCGTAAGTTAAACGTAAAATCATTAGTCGTACATGTGACGCACATTTACGTCTCATAAATTAGATGTACATTGGTCGTAAACTTACGACCAATTTGCTTCTATGTCGATGTTTGTTTGTCGTAATGTAACGACCACTTTACATCGACGTTAGATGTTCATTAGTCGTAAATTAAcccactttatttatttattttcgaattttgtatttaattacgaatttaatatattaattaaaatcaaatatttaaatttattttgattttaatttttaaaattcgataaaattaaaagaaaatatctaacattcagaaacataataatatccgtaatataaaacattcataatactaattaactaaaaccaaaaaaactaagTGTTAAGGTTTATTTCGTCGAAGAGGTCGGAACTATGCTCATCCGCACGTCGCTCTAAATATGCCTGCTCTTCCGGAGTGGGCTCGGGGATAAAGCTCAGATGTAGAGACTGCCACCTAGAGGCAAGAGCCGGGTTGATGTTTGGGGTTGTCTCTATCATCATATCGAACATATTTGCCATATATGCAAATTTGTCCCTCTGGTCAGCTATGACTTCTTTGGCCGCAGTCAAATCCCTACGGAGAGAAGATTCTTCTTCCATTCTTGCAGCGTGTTCAGCTCTCGCCCTCAGGACATCGTTGACAGACCCGATCCTGACAATACGTCCCCTTTTTTTCGGGGCAACCttcaattaataaatagatatttaattagtaCATATGTAAAACTAacttaaagaataaaaaatgtaaataaacatatatatttaagagatcAACTTTCTAACCTGCTCAAAAATTTTTGTCTTGTTCGACGGTGGACAGCTGGACCGGTGCACCTTCCGGATTTTGTTGCGACAACTGAGTCTCGACCTCCTGGATCCGGGCCTCAACAGTGTTGTCGATCCTCTCTGCTCGAGGATGCGAGAAGGTGCCATCAGAATGCTGGTGTGTCGTCTTGTAAAGTCGGGCTAGAGATGGTGGTGCTCCTTCTTGGGCAGcctgtattaaaaaaaaatttaaattaaactcacgcattaaaaaaatattcaattaatatatatttaataaaaattaagaaagatcGAAGACTTACAATTTGTAGTGCCCTCCCAGCGTGTGGAATCTGTCCGGAAGTATGAGGTACTGGCAGGTTACCATCATCATCGCGGGTCAACCGAGTCATAGAGCAAGGGAGAGACCTCTGAACTGACTTAGGCAAATTCCAATAAGCCTTCAAACTCTTCCAAACGTCATTGCTGAAGTAGGCTTCTTTTTCGTCGTCCCCCAAAACCCTCCACTTCTCCTTCCAATCACCAACAATGTTCTTTAGGCGATCCATCGCCTTTTTGTAGAACTTTTCCTTCACTTTTTCGTTGACAGCAATGGACCAATTCCATTTTtgctacaataaaaaaattaaattaagtaaataaacaattaaaaattatatttaaaactaaccACGAAGCACTTGAACCAAGTCCTCCGAACGTGGTCAGGTGTGAGAGACCAGTTCGGATGCGCTTCCCGGAAGTTTGCCCTGATGATATCTCCAACGCTCTGTCCCACACAATTGTCCGTCGAAAACCTACAAAACTTGAAAGAATACATATATTTAGAGCAATATGTATAATTAGTATATTTAAATGcaataaaaactttaataaattaaaaaattaccgGTAAGTGTGGGGGGTGGTCGATCTGGGTTGATGATTGGTAAACCTTCTCGTCCCGGCATCTGGAGAAGATCTTCCACTGTATATCTTGCATATGGTGCATTTggtggcaccatcaaatctGGATGAACAAATGCAGGAGCCGGAGCAGCTGCAGGAGCCGGAGCAACTGCAGGAGCCGGAGCAGATTCGGGAGCGGTGGACTGCTGCTGAGGATGGTGTGGAGGATGATGCTGCTCATAACGAGGCTGCTGTGGAGGCTCATCGTACTGGGGAAAGAATTGAGCAGGGTCATCGAACCGCGGATAGTAAGCTTCAGGGTCATATGCATGTGGAGGCACATACGGATCGGCAGTAGGAACTTGGCTATCAGGCACATTCTCTTGGCCGGATGCAGTGCCGGAAGTAGAAGTCGATGGATCCGGCTGTGGGAGAAAGTTACTTGATAATAGGTTTTTctgcctattgcaaatgttgtagtgtaggggggtgaatgtcgaaccagtcctagtgatgtgaatcagtgagaatacaagtcatttcttaagctaagcagattcaatagttgtgagtgtgtgacaagtaacaatagcaaacagagcaatacaacaaggttttaatcaatttagacaagtgaatccatgggtattgggaattgacttcaagtaactaagatccaatctaggtgacaagctttcaatcaaaataatctcttaagtctaaacacaatcttagacaagtcctatgtctaggtaaatgcccatttgcttagaaatcattaaacatcaaatgtctttggcttaattcaatcaagcaatctttaagttcaagttcaataactatctagcaattttaacatcaagtgtccttggctaatctcactagagcttagttgagttgattcaaacacttcatctaatcatgtctgatgagaagtgtttagaaatcaggtttagagtgatcaagactaaacaagcattaaaaatactcaacaagcaagttcatacaaggatctaatacaataacaccatagatcttcactaagttactctaatctccctaacccatgaattcttaaggaaactactcactaatcttcatgaaaacacttaatctcataatagattgaagcatattcaagtaaatacaacagagaataaagataaacaaggattaaacaagcaaaacgaaattagaactcaagaacagatgatgaacaattgaagaacagctcaagaacactaagaacaatgatatttcaaagagagagagttttgacaaGTTTTTCTTTATTACCCAGTACAATACTCATGTTTCTTGCCCACTCTTTGGataaaaagaaagcaaatattatacagaaaagtaggaaaaatCGTGCAAAGGAAAAGTGGGTGGAAGAAAGTGGGAAGTTGGTTAATCCCATCAACTTTCCAGTGGTCCCCGGTAAGGGTTGATACACCTGTAGTAAATCGATTATAACTTATCCAAtacatctccaaatgacttgaaaccacttccattggaaagctaactcaatttccagtgtctccacaaattttgagcttcagaaaagatctttaaggctttcatccgtgttcatctttcactctctGAAATTCCAtgattcgggagcgacctcgctgtgtcgctgcgagaggtcgctccggatccgttgtctccgggtgatcaatacgcgagcgactcttTCCTGTCGCTCTAGTGAGGTCGCTCCAGACtggtgatcagagcgacttggtggtgtcgctccggactggtcgctcccatgccttgctcgcccaatgaccactctaaacactcctttttgagctccaaatgcctccaagtgtctccaagaactccatgtggtactccaatacctgataaggactcatgtatgcaaaatgcaacctaaacatggctaaatcctaatctatatgatcaaaatgcacatggatgaatggataaaacaatagaaatatgcaagatatcaactcccccaaacttgttctttacttgtccacaagtgaactttctagaactcatagggagagaggttgaaggtgggagctcataaccaaaagaaacaccactagcaaacacaattagcacactctcttattacactctagcttctctaggcctatctcaactccttttgtccctacactcaccatcaagcatccacacattcagatctgccaactctcacattcattaagcataagatatcaagtgaattcttgcaaatggtcagttggtccaagtcatttggttgggtaagggaaggcttttattcaagtgattcaagaggttcaaaacatatgatctttaaggtggtttactctcaaaacaagtagccttgacattgcacataatatatctaagaaagggaccaactcatgcatacaatgctcaatctccattgttctacccttttcccaaacatataaGTTACACATTCActctcaaatgtcaaacccaactcacacctctcaccaaaagattctaaaaacatcagctctttttccttgaaatctataagggatttttcacaacctcaaaatgtctctcagctcctaacaactttgctagccccctttttctctctttttttttttttttttttttttttttttttttttttttttttttttttttttttggttgggggccaagacttttcaaaactagagctggaggttctctacttatcccaataaatCAATTCACTTGAGCACAAGAATCTATCCTTtttatttctcccaaatcatgatTACAACGCTCAccctcccacctatagctagacaatagagtgtccaatccagcaaaaatgaagatcaagcattgtcgttcccgatactctcaacattatgcacatgtaaaactttccgaagaaggcctcactcatcaaacaatgaaagcttaaaaggaaggaaaggttttgggagtggtctaccactagagtttgtcaaaaagaatggcataaaagatgtgacaactcaagtgtgtatagccatgactcagtacacaagagaccctaagcaagaagcattaagttcattcagttcaaataaggttgtagctggcttcaaagactgagtttctacaatcaacaagtttcaagaagagttttcaaggctcgaaacatacaagtcttttcgagaggtgcatggatactcaggtgcaacgtagtgttctttacaaggtatttaaaatcattgctcccaatgcaagtgaatgcaacctatatgctctagactctcctaatggtgcaaatgatgcaatctaaatgaattttttttttttttttttttttttttttttttttttttttatgcaaataggtgttcaatgcatgactcaaatgaaacacaatgaaagcaaacatgatcaaatgcttggtacctcccccaaactttagatacacagtctctgtgttcaaggaaagagagagataccgagaagaaaactaatttgcaaaaatgaaatggtatatacaagggagagaaagaagtacctcctatggatagtatgtgggggcagatgccccagcatcgtcgtcgtcaggaGGGAAGGTGGTGTAGTAACCACCGGATGCTGAACCGGAGCCTCCATACCATGGTTGGCTCTCAACCTCGTCAATCTCGTCCTCACTGTCTGAAGAAGCGAGGGATGGGGATTTGTTGCCTGAAGTGGAAGgttgagtgggtgggttcctccacttacgctgaagctgcgcagcagtgagggggaagCCAAGAGCATCAGGCGGTGGTGGAGGCTGGGGGTTTGAGGTGTTCGCAAAAGCGAAATcggctgagctacatccagctattcctcccctagttaagacatcagctactttcttcatgaacttggctgaagtctttgcctgcttcttcacagtcttgctgagcgccttgcacttatccttcagcttttctatcgtTCTGTCCTGAGCTTTGTTCCACCTCTGGAGACGACcaatgtggtcatgagcatcacgGAGAGCTCCAGGTGGAAGGACTCCGTCATggggcttgaagtagtagcgcggaggtccatagataTGCTCAGATGTGTCTGCAACAGGCGAGACAGGTTGCGTAGGGACACTCCTTTTCCTTGATGGATCTGCTTGAATTGGATCGAGAGGCCCGTGTTCTCCGAGAAAGTACTCCTGGggaatgttgaagctgacagctccaggtatctctaaactcgtcaggttccggtttggaagaaccacctcgactggcttgccctgcaagtagtagtggtagacgtagtccttcccatacatcccactgaaataggtggcaatcctcaagtaggtGCCATCAATGAACCTAGGCCCcgctgcgtcctttcccaagggaacattcagaaattggagcagtggtgtgatcattccgcctatccccatctttgggcgcgaatcagtggtgtaccacgcccagtctctgtagtgctcgaGACGGCCCACAAAGAAACTGACAATCCCAAAGGTAGCATAGATATCAGTGCTGGGAAGGGGTAACAGTCCAGGTTGAGCGTATGGACGGATAGCCGGacagagcagtcgcatgtcttcctcagtaaccgtacccgcttgcttccgtgggtaaAAAGCATGGACTAGCAATCTGTGGAGGTAGCGTACAGACGGGTGTCGGATGTGTGAGTTCTTGTCCGCCCCGGTAGAGTGCTTGTTTCCAGTGATCAACTTCCAGAGCTGTGTGGGGAGGTTCTCACACTTGGGAAGTGAGTGGTCTTCTAGGTCTTGGAACCCCATGACCCTCCCAatgtccttgaagttcatgttgaATTCTCTTCCATTGACCTTGAACCTGATTTTTCCCCATCCTTGTCTCACATGCGCCGTGTCATGGTAAGTGACCACAAGAGAGGATAGGAACTGACAagtgacatccttgtagaaaggataagccatggtgaggagttttggcatcttcaaatgtccCAGCATCGTCTCAATATCAGACTCTagacccaactccttcagcaAATCGAGGTCGGCAAACCTGGTTGGAGCCCAAGTGACTCCATTCTTCAAATGATCATATAGCTCCtccacagatggagttttcgTTCTGTCTCGATCAACAGCAACCCCTTTGCCCTTTGACATTTTGGCTTTCTTCGTAGGTGCCGGCTCATCTTCACTCTCAGTTTCACCTTCCTCATGGGTGTTAACTGGTACGCTTTTTCCTGCCCTCTTCTCGTGTTCTTTCGATTTCTTTGCAGCCAACGTCTGCTGTCGCACAGTCCTCTGCGTCCCTGAGCCAGTTGGCTCGCTGGTTAAAGCTTTTCCTCTTAGTGCAAACTCTTGACTTTcggcttcttgcctctcagcTTCCAACCTTCCCTTTGTCTTCTTAACCATTTTCACCTGAAAAATTACCAACTTGGAAAGGGATAAGTAGATGGAAGTAAAGAAAAGCAAGACTTTGCAAGTGAAaatttttgcaaaagtgaacttaacaggtgaatttttcagtttaaacTCAAGTTCAACACAATGCAACAATGTAACATCTTAACTCATCTAGTCCACCCACAAACACACCCAATTAAGATCAAATTCGAAAAACCCCCAAATCCATGAATCCTAATTTTGCCTAAGTGCGatttaaactcaatttcaccattaattcaacaacccaacttgatagataaactttccctagtctatttcaccacaatctagcaagaaaagaaccaaatttcgactttcaaattctagggttcatggacctacgaatttgaatttaaaaactcaataccttgctctggatgaaaggaaatggtgAATGGGTAGTGAAGAATagactacaggggcgaaagcttggatttagaaacaagaactagttgatttgggtgagaattgagaaggTTTTGGGAATTTTGGTGtgggtgagtttgagagagtttgtgAGTTTTTGAGAGGAAGGGAGAGTGATAGAGATGGAGTCGCGGGGGTTGGGGTAGGTTTAGGGTCGTCCGGTTCAGTCTAGGGTGGTTAGGGTCGGTTTACTTGAGTTAAACCGGGGTTTAGAGTTAGGAAACTTACCTGGACCGGTTCGGGAGCGACGTGAGGGTGTCGCTGGGAGAGGTCGATCCCGAGTCGTTTCCTCGCGTCGTGTTTCGACTAAACCGCGAGCGACCTTGTAGTATCGCTCTAGAAACCTCGCTCTGAGCTGGAGCGACGTCAAGGTGTCGCGCTAGGGCGTCGCTCTGGGTTAGTTTTTGAACTCCGTTTCGTCGAAACTGCGAGCGACCTTGTAGTATCGCTCTAGAAACCTCGCTCTGAGCTGGAGCGACCTTGAGGTGTCGCTGTGAGACCTCGCTCCCACGCACGACTCCTGCTCAAAACTGAACCGATCAAGCACCTGCACACAACTtctctcccttttttttttttttttttttttttttttttttttttatgcaataagatgaaaaatgaaaataccaatgcaatatatacaaggatacgcatgggacttcctcccaagtgagcttgttttaagtcccgagcttgactttgcctccttttaGATTAGGCCGGTGTAGGATCAGACAGTGGAACTGAAGTTCCCAGGTCTTCCGATTTGGTTCCCAAGTAAAGCTTCGCCCTTTGTCCATTGATGGTGAACTCTCTTCCATCAGAagtccacaaaactattgctccataagGTTTAACCTCTTTAATCTTGAAAGGACCAGACCACCTTGACTTGAGCTTgcctggaaacaacttcagtctgGAGTTGTatagaagaacttgatctccttctttaaagtcTCTTTTCAGGATATGTTTGTCATGGagagcctttgttttctctttgtagatctttgaactttcaaaagcttcaagtcttatctcatcaagttcATTCAGCTGGATCAAtctcttctccttggcactcttgatgtcaaagttcagcaacttgactgcccatagtgccttgtactcaagctcaacTGGTAGATGGCAAGATTTTCCATAGAGAAGGTTGAAAGGTGTAGTCCCCAAaggtgtcttgtaagctgtcctataagcccacaatgcatcatcaagcttgatggaccaatctttccttgtaacccccacaatcttctccagaatggacttgatctccctgttggaaatctcaacttgaccacttgtttgggggtggtaaggagttgcaaccttgtgcttcacaccattcttcttaagGAGGTTTGCaaacagtttgttgatgaagtgagaccctccatcactgatcacaactcttggaatcccaaaccttggaaagattatgCTCTTGAACATTTTTAGAACCACCTTTGCATCATTGGTTGGACTTGCAATTGCTTCCACCCACTTAGAGACATAATCTACAGCCACCAGTATGTACTTGTTGCTATAAGATGAAGGAAAaggccccatgaagtcaataccccagacatcaaacacttcaacttctaggatggggttttgaggcatttcattcctcttggtgatgtttcctcttctttgacaAGAGTCACACCTTGAGACAAAGTCTTGGGTGTCTTTAAACATGTGAGGCCACCAAAATC from Brassica napus cultivar Da-Ae unplaced genomic scaffold, Da-Ae ScsIHWf_993;HRSCAF=1395, whole genome shotgun sequence carries:
- the LOC125606815 gene encoding uncharacterized protein LOC125606815 translates to MGKHKNEKEEKEKHGRYFRRCHLSIVITDYFSKLFTTTNPPPSNVVDEALSHTVEGNYKCSLAAIPTPKEIKEAVFSIHPDKAPGPDGFSSSFFRTNWDIVGPAISEEIIAFFPHDTLPLNFNHTHMRLFPKISGPESAADYRPIALCNVYYKIVSKILTRRLQPVLDTIISENQSAFIPGRAIADNIMITHETLHYLKRSGATKHCAMAVKTDMSKAYDRLEWNFVDAVLKRLGLHDDCKRWIMRCITSVTYSILLNGEAQGMITPTRGIRQGDPLSPYIFILCSEVLSGLCSAAQRRGSLAGIQVARGSPKINHLLFADDTMFVVKTNPTSVTALRDVLRKYESVSRQVINATKSSITFSRKTPAEVRERVKATLGISKKGGVGKYLGLPEHFCKKKKDMFTSIVDKIRQKAASWSTRQLSATGKLVMIKSVLSAVPSHSMMCFKLPKSLTKRIQAALTRYWWDASPEERKMCWVAWSEVTKSMKDGGLGFREVEAFNDALLAKQSWRIQMKPDCLLAKLQALAHMVGEVFCVEETYCWKKTGKVIGNGADTRIWDEPWISTSELAQPMGPPELATKDLTVADLIDQPSGTWNRELVSHIFPIEAPSILCLRPSTSGALDKHCWLPTKDGEYSTRTGYFTALEMKITSNLPHTTQTNVDWRKDIWTVPLPPKLRVFLWKITKGALPLGENLETRGLTENLTCTHCGMKETASHLFLHCQFAVDIWSAAPISNLAVITTALDFEEALKLGTKLTNLPPTGLHMGPLFPWIVWNIWITRNLKIFENRVFKPAETLSKAIADAREWQEAQPGRQTGPKPHLQASTLPLPRTDALIINTDASWKKELFSAGLAWVFSTPSGHVLHQQGLFEDCVNSAQMAEALAIREALRQAKAQGFNNVILKSDAQTLVRAINNRESIKDLFGILHDILKLACDLDVISFHYVPRSDNRAADELAKSALLNYSTYPL